CTAAATGtagatacaaaaataaaacataactaACCCAACTAACATTAATAACTTAAAAGCAACAGAATCATCTCATACAATACAATTAAACAGTCTGTCTCAGCACTTGTTTCTGCAAcaaaatcatcaaaatgaaCGTCTTGTACAGGGATGTAATCAGAGGCTACTGTATGAGCGCCACGTTCCCCAGGCTTGATGGAAGGATAAAGAAGAGTTAGTGACTTCTCTAGTGTGTCCATGCGTTCACGCATGGCTGCTCCTGTTAAAAGACAAAGTGTTGCTGCCTTCCTCTTCGAGGTCTTTGGAAGGTGAATGGTAATTGCTGAGGGGGGATTTAGCCCGACGACGGAACAAAGCGCCTCTTTTGTTTTACCAAGGTAACTCTTATACCACAGAGGAGCACAGCACTTCAGTTGTCATAGTAGCATGTTATTCAAGATTTAAACGTGAATAGTGCAGTGTTGAAGGTTACAGTGTCTGCCCATACATATCCATGATATTCCTCCCTCTTATTTACAGTATAGTCATCCCACAGCAGTGGTCCTGGATTGTACATCTGGATGGTACAGAAAATGGCCCTACCACATAAACCTTTCTAATGTTCACATTCCTCCACAACACTGACTTCATGATGCAATAAGCTTCTCAGGAAATCCCGAGCATCTTTCCTCTTATTTCACCAACATGTTACAGCGGCACAGGATATTTATAACAATGCCAAACCCTGTGGGGACATGCTGAACATCATACCTTAGCAAATACTTCAGGTTAGGGCAGCTGAGCCAACCTAAAATATGTATAAACCAAACAAAGTAACCAAAGCCACTACATGTGCAACAATGCTAAATTGTCACTTTTTCTGTCAAATACAGTAACGTCCACCTCAGGTCAACGCTGAAAGATGCAGCTTTTGACAAATCCTGCAACaaccaattaaaaatgttgacatgggCTTCTTTGACTTGATCATACACTTTCAACTAATTTCAAGCACCTTCAACAGAAGCAACAGTCAGGCTGTGTGGAAACAGAGTGGGTTACCTGACAGATCTACAAGCTGGTTCTCAAACCCTTTCTCTGCACATGATGTATGTGGTTTTCTCTTGACTGTCCCTCCAGGCTTTGGCCGGTCTGATACACctgtatttgaaacactggTTGTCAACTTTGAACTATAGATGACAATTGTAACAGGCCTGAGCTATACTCTGTAAACTCTGCGATTCGTCCCGCATCAGTATAGCTGTTACATGTGGTATATTGGCTGTATAGCacacccctcatgccttattcaTTAATTACACAGATGAAGGTTATTGAATGAAGAGTAGATACATTTCATTAATCCAGCGTAGGGCAAGGGCACAGGGCAAGGTTAACAGGAAGCTGACAACTAGCTAGAGTAGCGCTCATCTCAATGGGTTCCTTATGATTGCTGATAATCTAAATACAAAACACACCGTCCAATACATAAAAATAGGTCCCTAAAgggatgccccccccccagtgtgAGCCCAACTGGCAGCCAGATGGCGCTAATTATGTTGTTTGTCATTGACAGTAATGTGCCCAGCTTGCTATAAGCTCTTATCCTCTGTCAACCTTTGTCCATAAAACATCCTCCACTCAGGGAGCAAAAGTACGGGTTTCCAACTACACTGTAAATGGCAGGTTGGCCAAAAAACAAGGAATACCACCTACTGTGATCCTAAACTAAAATGTTCCAAATGTGTTTTCAGACTTGAAATGGGGTAAAATCTTCTGGAGGTTCCACACCACATTCACGCAAAATGCATTCTGGCAGTCTACTGTTTACCCCTGGCTGGATGTGAGGCACAACATCAGGACAAGCTGCCATGGTGGTAGAAAATTTACTTTTACTTTCATGTattcagttttctttttatcagCATGGAATTAAAAAGCACTAAATAGACATTTTCCACCAATTTTtgtgaacaaaataaatctaaacaaacattttatagcATTAATAaggttaaatctaaatgtttgaCCTCATGACCAGCCTATGGCCTTGTCTATGAATATTTGACATTACACTTAGTTAAAAATAACATCTTGGACAATTTTACCTAATTCAGGAACTCTGCTTTGTAAAACTAAATAGTGTTCTATTACTTACATATATAGACATGTAACTTGTCTTTGTTTACATCCCTGTGTAAATTCTTTCCTGGCAGCCACAGTTGCCATCTTCCCTGCTGTTTAGCGGTTTTAATGCAGAGAGTAAGACTAATTTATATATCTGCTCAGCTTGCTTATAGTCACCTAACACTTTCTTGATTACATCGATTGGAATGGTTTTCAGCCCATGTGTTGGGTCCAATTGACTTTCCTCTTCAAAAACATCCTGGCAGCCACAGTTGCCATCTTCCCTGCTGTTTAGCGGTTTTAATGCAGAGAGTAAGACTAATTTATATATCTGCTCAGCTTGCTTATAGTCACCTAACACTTTCTTGATTACATCGATTGGAATGGTTTTCAGCCCATGTGTTGGGTCCAATTGACTTTCCTCTTCAAAAACATCCTGGCTAGAGAAAGGAAGTCTCGATCTTGCCCTCTGTCTTGGTCACTCGCAATAGTTGGTTTTTGAGCTGTACCTTGTAGAAGAGCATAATGTAGCATATGGAGGAGCATACATAATATATTACCAATACACAGCCTCGAAAATTAAACATTCACTGTTCAACAAAAACCCAATAAAAAAGACAGTGACATTGCGGTCTGCAGATTTTTTGAAGTATGAAACCTAGGGCCAATCAAGTTACATTATCTCTGTTGAGCCATAAAAGAAACTGAACTATCTCCATCTAGTGGCAAGAAAAGAGCAATACACCTGATGTTTACCATCTGAATGTACTCTCTACAACACTTCTACAAATTCACTACAATTGTTGGGGTTGAGGTCCATTTTGACATTGACTGAggtacatataaaaaaaacattatagaaAATGAACACAACATAAAGGCTTCCCCTTGTCCTTCACCTCAATCTTGCAATGTTATTGCTCAGAAAACAGGCTGACGTGGCCTATTAGCCAAGTTTATGATTATGATAGTTGGTGGGTGGGCACCAGACTGAGTGTTTTCTACATGACAGAAATCAGTCTGGCTGAGATGAAGGAATGTTGTAGTGTGGCATTAAATACCGTTACTGGGACAGGGCATGGCTTGAACAGCACtaatataatttataaagaACCAGCGTCACAACATTGAATCACAACCAAAAACTACCGATATTAAAGCAGGCAATTATTATCAAGGCAACTGGAAATAGTGCTTTAATATAAACCCCATTAACTCCAATATAAACTGGAAAAGGAATGGAAGCAAACCAAATGTACTGTGAACGGAAGCAAACACAAAGAGTCAATGTACTGTAATGGTACTGAACATTTCTGAACATAAACATTGCTGGCCTCGGACAATACAGTATGTGCAACCAGCAACACTAGTGGATCAACAAGTAATACGGTGTACATTCAGAGGTGCcatttaataaaacaaggaACTGGTCACCAAAAACAAACTGGGCaaacagagaaaaaaggagACAGCAGCCCAAACAGAGTCCCTCACTCATCAGGGCTCTCACCTGGCCCTTTCACGAAAAGAGCCTCGTCGGGACAGATGGCTCTCAAAGATACGAGACAGACCCAATCTGCGGTTGATTCGGTTACGGACGTAGAATCGACGGCCGCCTCCTGCGCGAGTACGGCTGCGGAAGTGGGAGGTGGGTGTGACGGCGAGCGGTCTGGGTGAATTGGCTGTGTTAGAGGGCACACTGCTGGCTGTGGCTTGGGTGGGGGAGGCAGAACGACTGGAGGAAGGCCCAACAGAGGGAGCGTTTGTGTCGGAGGATGGCGCACTGACAGTGGCATACCCCTCCGCCGCCACAGCAATGCGTTCTAGGCTGGAGCACATGGAGGACAGGAAGGGCAGTAGGCGTCTGACCAGCCTGGTGTGGCTTGTAGCCATGCGCCTTACAGTCATCAGCATAACACTGAAGCGGAGCAGGCTGCGGCGGCTGTGACCGTCTCCTCTTCCGTGGGGCTGTCGAGTGCTGCCCTGCCTGGAATGGGGGGTGTCTCTGTTCAGAAAGCTGGGGGAAGCGGCAGTGGCAGGAGGAGCCATTACTGAGGGGCTGGAGCTGGACAATACAGTTTTTCCCAACCCCTGGTTGACCTGAAAGCACCTAAAGAGGCAAGATCAAAGGGGAGGTTtaatttaaatcataatgggctggtttcacagacatggattaagTCTAgtttaggacaaaaaaaaatctagttcaatagaaacCTCCATTGAGCTTATTGTTTTAGtcttagactaggcttaatctgtgtgtgtgtgtgtgaaatggcCCAGTGTTCCTTCAGTAGGCCATCTCACAATGTTTAGCACATTAACAACCCTCTATGAAATGTATTAGGCACATCCCCTGCTCCACTTCATGGCATTTCATCGTGCAGTACCGACCTGACAAGAGGTTTCAGACATATTTCTAGGTCAACATTCTAATTCTACTGAACCACAAAGATGTTGACATGGATCCAAATCTACTGTAAATACCTATGCTGGCCAGGGCCATGTAACCACCGTTAGTAAAGGTATCATCTGAGTGCACGTTTTTGAAGCAACTTCTCataaagcaaacaaaaacacCTGAGATAAACAACACAGAAATTGACCAGTAAGTTCAGTTGACAAAGATAAAAATGACTCACTCAAAGGCTCCTCTTGCTGATTGTTGGACTGATGGATGGGATGATAGTATTGCTTGCTAGCTAGTTTTAGCTGTTAGTAGTTGACGTATCTAATTGTCACTGAAATTAGAGAATATAATTTATTACTTTTGACTCTCTAAATACGCTAGCTAATTAACACACAACAAATCGCCATAACCGTGGGGTTGCACTTGTAACACGTTTTTCGATATACTTTAATTAACTGAAAGAATTAAGGGTTCAATTTCCAATTCAACAACCACATGGATATTTTTGCGCTTGCGCAGCGTGGTCCAGAATTAACGTAAGATATCCTGTTGGAGGAAGAGTAGGACAACACAGCTGGAATGAGCACTCTACAAGGCTGGAACTCCTAAACATCTCTTAAATCGTAATGCAGGATATTGACGGTGGCTACAAGAATCTGATTTACAAGAATAGATACATAATCTGAATTCTAATAAACTGGCGAGCCAAtttgaagtgtttgtgtgtgttatctaCTAATGTGTTCAAGTGGGTACCTGAAGCCCCCAAAAAGATAGTACAACTGTAAAAATAGGCCCTCACAAGTTTTTTGGCAGGTCTCCACTAGGGATATGAGTTTCAGCgtaaaggttaggtttatgtCCAACATAAGTCTTTTCATCTATAATTGGTCTTAAATGTGGAGAACACAAAAATGGTATACTCAAAATCAAGAAAACAATCCCCCTATCTGCCTCAGATAGTCACATTGCAACACAAGTTAATACAAGTGGTGTCATTAGCACAAGTACTTGGGATTTTATCTTGATTCAGGTCTGTCTTTTCAATTCAAACTTTTTTCTCCAGGAGcaagtgtttttcatttcaagTGAGAAAAGCACTTTTTCTGCCTTAGTTGGACTATGGTGATTTTCTGTCCATATAGACAGTGACAATAGACACACTCTACCACTGTGGTCTTAGATTTGTAATAAACTCATTTTGTTACACATTGTTTGCATTGCTTAGTAAAATGGCGAATCTTAACTCTGAGTCAACAAATCTATTGGTATATACCAGTCAAACGTTTCATCACGTTTCATcttgttcatttggcagcatgttcggttgagtttgatgctttgaacttAATTCGCTCATCTGAAGCGAGCTGTCTTCTGTAATATAGCTAACGTTTCAAGTGGTCGGAgaagtaaatcctctcaagttcataatgttatagcactggacagcaaatgtaatagcactggaaacgttttgctaatcaatataatTTTCAGATAGCACACCAcaattttttatagaaatgtatggatgttaaaaatgttttggagatcgtaaaaatgtcatgtatgtaAATTCTTTAAACAAGTTTCAGTTAGTGAAATTCGGCTTGCGCGACAGACCAgacgtcatgtaatatcaaagtgatcagtctttttttactttaccGGAAAgtaagaaagctagctacaactttctagtgGACACTTAAGAGAGGactaagatctgtcatttgtaatacaaataaaaagcagttataatgtaattcaacaatatagtaaggtggccaattATTGCTGGGGACGGTTACTGAAAAGGGGGTCGTATTTTTAACACTGAAAATatcaatttcccattaatgactTGCCTATAATCATcaggaacacagttgcaaaactgtgcgtgtttcacagattcatgcTTGTTTGGATTATTGCAACTATTGCAACGTATTCTGTTCAGATGAAGGgaggtttttaaatgtttccttttttaattatgatacattttttactACTTTATTCTGAGATTAATAGgttaatgactaaatctgtttttgaaattattcagaatcatatgattcagagaaatctcgcttagaaacagaatactgtatgtagatgttcatttactataaactagtTGAGAAACGTATTTTGGCTACATTGTACAGccgtttttgtgacttttgttggtgttggatggatgaagacagagtggactttagtgtctttatttagaattttacCCCCCAAAACGAGGCTTTGCCCCCCCATAAATGATTTTCTACTGACGTCCCTGGGGTTATGGTTGGGTGTATCTTagttttggccatatagtgtatcttagttttggccatatagtgtatctTAGACAGCATATGCTGAGGggggacagaggcaacacatCTTACTGTTCATTGCTTGTTTTTGCTAATATACCACATGATTTAAAAGCAAAACGGTCAGTAGACCAT
This portion of the Esox lucius isolate fEsoLuc1 chromosome 13, fEsoLuc1.pri, whole genome shotgun sequence genome encodes:
- the LOC117595420 gene encoding uncharacterized protein LOC117595420 isoform X1; translated protein: MNKMKRDETFDWCFQVNQGLGKTVLSSSSPSVMAPPATAASPSFLNRDTPHSRQGSTRQPHGRGDGHSRRSLLRFSVMLMTVRRMATSHTRLVRRLLPFLSSMCSSLERIAVAAEGYATVSAPSSDTNAPSVGPSSSRSASPTQATASSVPSNTANSPRPLAVTPTSHFRSRTRAGGGRRFYVRNRINRRLGLSRIFESHLSRRGSFRERAR
- the LOC117595420 gene encoding uncharacterized protein LOC117595420 isoform X2, whose translation is MAPPATAASPSFLNRDTPHSRQGSTRQPHGRGDGHSRRSLLRFSVMLMTVRRMATSHTRLVRRLLPFLSSMCSSLERIAVAAEGYATVSAPSSDTNAPSVGPSSSRSASPTQATASSVPSNTANSPRPLAVTPTSHFRSRTRAGGGRRFYVRNRINRRLGLSRIFESHLSRRGSFRERAR